Proteins from one Candidatus Micrarchaeia archaeon genomic window:
- a CDS encoding nucleotidyltransferase domain-containing protein, with protein sequence MELTKTEWKIIELFAENSTKSYFVKEISRLLNISSGSSSKLCFKLSKENILIKKQRGNIIFYSLNQDLFYVKELKKLIFLSKLKNYKKILQNNEYQSVVLYGSYANGEYIEKSDIDLLIITNIDEKKVRKNLESLYKLNKEISILVFPFSKWLELKKKNEPIYKEIIANNILLYGEKLVI encoded by the coding sequence TAACAAAAACCGAATGGAAAATAATTGAATTATTTGCTGAAAACTCAACTAAAAGTTATTTTGTAAAAGAAATTTCTCGTTTATTAAATATCTCTTCTGGTTCATCAAGTAAATTATGTTTCAAACTGTCAAAAGAAAATATTTTAATAAAAAAACAAAGAGGGAATATTATATTTTATTCTTTAAATCAGGATCTGTTTTATGTAAAAGAACTAAAAAAATTAATATTTTTATCTAAATTAAAAAATTATAAAAAAATATTACAAAATAATGAATATCAATCCGTAGTTTTATATGGTTCATACGCAAACGGAGAATATATAGAAAAAAGCGATATTGATTTGTTGATAATAACAAATATAGATGAAAAAAAGGTAAGAAAAAATTTAGAATCGTTATATAAACTCAACAAAGAGATTTCAATTCTTGTTTTTCCTTTTTCAAAATGGTTGGAATTAAAAAAGAAAAACGAACCAATTTATAAAGAGATTATTGCAAATAATATATTATTGTATGGGGAAAAATTGGTGATTTAA